The following are from one region of the Stigmatella ashevillena genome:
- a CDS encoding lamin tail domain-containing protein — protein MRISGNPSRNMFLGRSFVVALLSLSLVACGDEAPEGGSEDALASQESALASVRVRLMAANITSGNAQSYDPGNGTRLFQGTDPDVVMIQEFNYGDNSATAIRQFVNTAFGSNFYYYREAGAQIPNGVISRWPIIASGEWDDPSVDNRDFAYARIDVPGPKDLWVVSVHLLTANATTRNTEAASLVSRIKANIPTGDYLAIGGDFNTDSRSESCFSTFSQVVVTSSPYPADRNGNTNTNAARAKPYDHVLVDSDLRAYQTATVIGSSSFANGLVLDSRVYSPLSEISPAQSGDSGATNMQHMAIIKDFLIPGDSSTTGLTVSAPNGGESWAGGSSQTITWTASGVTNVKVEYTLNGSTWTALTSSVSASTGRYIWTVPSSATSSAQVRVSDASNASLSDTSDAAFTITSGGGGGTGTVFINEVLVNEAGSDVNGEFVELVNPGSTAVSLSGWTLSDSASLRHTFASGTTLAAGASLVVFGGASGIPSGVAQAVAASTGTLSLSNSSEVVTIKNSAGTVVDTATLSSAVCGTDGVSANRSPDGSSGGSFVLHTSLSGTSSSPGKKASGASF, from the coding sequence GTGCGAATTTCCGGAAACCCCTCGAGGAACATGTTCCTCGGCCGTTCGTTCGTCGTTGCTTTGCTCTCCCTGTCGCTCGTGGCCTGTGGTGATGAGGCGCCAGAAGGAGGCTCCGAAGACGCCCTGGCGTCCCAGGAGTCCGCGCTGGCCAGCGTGAGGGTGCGCCTGATGGCCGCCAACATCACCAGCGGCAATGCCCAGAGCTATGATCCAGGCAACGGCACCCGTCTGTTCCAGGGGACGGATCCGGACGTCGTGATGATCCAGGAATTCAACTACGGGGACAACTCGGCGACCGCGATCCGGCAATTCGTGAATACAGCGTTCGGCTCCAACTTTTATTACTACCGGGAAGCGGGCGCGCAGATCCCCAATGGCGTCATCAGCCGTTGGCCCATCATCGCCTCGGGCGAGTGGGATGACCCTTCCGTGGACAACCGGGACTTCGCCTACGCGCGCATCGACGTGCCGGGACCGAAGGACCTCTGGGTGGTGAGCGTGCACCTGCTCACGGCCAATGCCACCACGCGCAACACGGAGGCCGCCAGCCTCGTCAGCCGCATCAAGGCCAACATCCCCACGGGCGACTACCTGGCGATCGGCGGCGACTTCAACACCGACAGCCGCTCCGAGTCCTGCTTCTCCACGTTTTCCCAGGTGGTGGTGACGAGCAGCCCCTACCCTGCGGACCGCAACGGCAACACCAACACCAACGCGGCGCGAGCCAAGCCGTATGATCACGTCCTCGTCGACAGCGACCTGCGCGCGTACCAGACGGCGACGGTCATTGGCTCGAGCAGCTTCGCCAATGGGCTGGTCCTGGACTCGCGGGTCTACTCCCCCCTGTCGGAGATCTCCCCGGCCCAGAGCGGTGACAGCGGCGCCACGAACATGCAGCACATGGCCATCATCAAGGACTTCCTGATCCCCGGGGATTCCAGCACGACGGGCCTCACGGTGAGCGCGCCCAATGGGGGCGAGAGCTGGGCAGGGGGAAGCAGCCAGACCATCACCTGGACGGCCTCGGGGGTGACGAACGTGAAGGTGGAGTACACGCTCAACGGCTCCACGTGGACGGCCCTCACCTCCAGTGTCTCGGCGTCCACGGGCCGGTACATCTGGACGGTGCCCAGCAGTGCCACGTCCAGCGCCCAGGTGCGCGTGAGCGATGCCTCCAATGCGTCTCTGAGCGACACGAGCGACGCGGCCTTCACCATCACTTCGGGTGGCGGTGGCGGGACGGGCACGGTGTTCATCAACGAGGTGCTGGTCAACGAGGCGGGCTCGGATGTGAATGGCGAGTTCGTGGAGCTGGTCAACCCGGGCAGCACCGCGGTGAGCCTCTCGGGGTGGACGCTCTCCGACTCCGCGAGCCTCCGGCACACGTTCGCGAGCGGCACGACCCTGGCCGCGGGCGCCTCGCTGGTGGTTTTTGGCGGCGCCTCGGGGATTCCGTCGGGGGTTGCCCAGGCCGTGGCGGCTTCCACGGGCACCCTCAGCCTGTCCAACAGCAGCGAAGTCGTGACGATCAAGAACAGCGCGGGGACGGTGGTGGACACCGCCACGCTGAGCTCGGCCGTCTGTGGCACGGACGGGGTGTCGGCCAACCGCAGCCCAGACGGCAGCAGCGGCGGCTCCTTCGTTCTGCACACCAGCCTGTCCGGGACGTCCTCCTCTCCCGGCAAGAAGGCAAGCGGGGCCAGCTTCTAG
- a CDS encoding dipeptidyl-peptidase 3 family protein has translation MNALLLVVALAAAPQAKAPPPAAASTPLAPGAFLKSRSKNTAIAQIFAPGVAALAVDEKRVLWNLTLAAHAGQDIAYDQLGWRLVAVKRLLENVYLFGKEGQGGPGLFDKRLTAYLERFYGHMGNHDHVTGQKFVPEFTSGELEAAAVRAFRAGASLGVKDEVALRGWLAGLRPTIFDASFEPSLTSKSPPAGQDMVTASANTAYGPGVTLAELQDFKEKYPLNSRVVKENGKLVEQVFRAGAPKIPAGLYAVELGRVVDHLEEAMKSAPKDQKAVLGKLARYFQTGNPKDWEAFNIAWLKANPRVDATLGFVETYVDPLGQKGLWEGLINYRDPQENRVMELIGKRAQYFEERMPWPQAYKRKKVSLPVAKAIHLVATYPQPPAGINLPNEQHIREKYGSKSVLVANVMEAASALRRLPLALEFSRTEEDRAQASKHSATARKWLVAFHEVLGHASGQVDKKLGKQPPSRFLKEYDNTLEEARADLVALWHAFDPALAELSPEHEQIAQQMYRDFLVEGLTNLQRVEKGDSFEEDHQRGHHMTVNFLIEKGTVRQTVEGGRTYLSVVDFAKMREAVGELLSKLMVIKATGDYAGIRALVTQKGIKFDPKLRDEVAARVKAADVPSVIFITAPRLIPVLDDRLRVVDLKVDSTQGFIEQHLERSVLGRLPPAEATQAAIRLAGAPDALKEMYRKLLQIPGELPGVAPAVP, from the coding sequence TTGAACGCCCTCCTCTTGGTCGTCGCGCTTGCCGCCGCTCCACAGGCGAAGGCGCCCCCTCCCGCCGCCGCCAGCACTCCCCTGGCGCCGGGTGCGTTTCTCAAGTCACGCTCCAAGAACACCGCCATCGCGCAGATCTTCGCGCCGGGGGTGGCGGCCTTGGCGGTGGACGAGAAGCGTGTCCTCTGGAATCTGACGCTCGCAGCGCATGCGGGCCAGGACATCGCCTACGACCAGCTGGGGTGGAGGCTGGTGGCCGTCAAGCGCCTCCTGGAGAACGTGTACCTCTTCGGCAAGGAGGGGCAGGGCGGCCCAGGTCTGTTCGACAAGCGGTTGACGGCCTATCTGGAGCGCTTCTACGGGCACATGGGCAACCATGACCATGTGACGGGCCAGAAGTTCGTTCCGGAGTTCACCTCCGGTGAGCTGGAAGCCGCGGCCGTGCGGGCCTTCCGCGCCGGGGCCTCCTTGGGGGTCAAGGACGAAGTGGCGCTGAGAGGGTGGCTGGCGGGCCTGCGGCCGACGATCTTCGATGCTTCCTTCGAGCCCTCCCTCACGTCCAAGTCGCCTCCAGCGGGCCAGGACATGGTCACCGCGTCGGCGAACACCGCCTATGGACCCGGGGTCACCCTGGCGGAGTTGCAGGACTTCAAGGAGAAGTACCCGCTCAACTCCCGGGTGGTGAAGGAGAACGGCAAGCTGGTGGAGCAGGTTTTCCGCGCCGGCGCGCCGAAGATCCCCGCCGGGCTGTACGCGGTGGAACTGGGGCGCGTCGTCGATCACCTGGAAGAGGCGATGAAGTCCGCCCCCAAGGACCAGAAAGCCGTGTTGGGCAAGCTGGCGCGTTATTTCCAGACGGGCAATCCGAAGGACTGGGAGGCCTTCAACATCGCCTGGCTGAAGGCCAACCCCCGGGTGGATGCCACCCTCGGCTTCGTCGAGACGTACGTGGATCCGCTGGGCCAGAAGGGCCTGTGGGAAGGGCTCATCAACTACCGGGACCCTCAGGAGAACCGGGTGATGGAACTCATCGGCAAGCGGGCGCAGTACTTCGAGGAGCGGATGCCCTGGCCCCAGGCCTACAAGCGCAAGAAGGTGTCCCTGCCGGTGGCCAAGGCCATTCACCTGGTGGCCACCTACCCGCAGCCGCCCGCGGGCATCAACCTGCCCAACGAGCAGCACATCCGCGAGAAGTACGGCAGCAAGAGCGTGCTCGTGGCCAATGTGATGGAGGCGGCCTCCGCGCTGCGCAGGTTGCCGCTGGCGCTCGAGTTCTCCCGGACGGAGGAGGATCGCGCCCAGGCCAGCAAGCACTCCGCCACCGCGCGCAAGTGGCTCGTGGCCTTTCACGAGGTGCTCGGTCATGCCTCTGGCCAGGTGGACAAGAAGCTGGGAAAGCAGCCGCCCTCGCGCTTCCTGAAGGAGTACGACAACACCCTGGAGGAGGCGCGGGCGGACCTGGTGGCGCTCTGGCATGCCTTTGATCCGGCCCTCGCGGAGCTGTCCCCGGAGCACGAGCAGATCGCCCAGCAGATGTACCGCGACTTCCTCGTCGAGGGGCTCACCAACCTGCAGCGCGTGGAGAAGGGCGACTCATTCGAGGAGGACCACCAGCGCGGTCACCACATGACCGTGAACTTCCTGATCGAGAAGGGCACGGTGCGGCAGACGGTGGAGGGGGGCCGTACCTACTTGAGCGTGGTGGACTTCGCGAAGATGCGCGAGGCGGTGGGCGAGCTGCTCTCGAAGCTGATGGTCATCAAAGCCACCGGGGACTACGCGGGCATTCGCGCCCTGGTGACGCAGAAGGGCATCAAGTTCGATCCGAAGCTCCGGGATGAGGTCGCCGCACGGGTGAAGGCCGCGGATGTGCCCTCGGTGATCTTCATCACCGCGCCGCGGCTGATTCCCGTCCTCGACGACCGGCTCCGGGTGGTGGACTTGAAGGTGGATTCCACACAAGGCTTCATCGAGCAGCACCTCGAGCGCAGTGTGCTCGGGAGGCTCCCGCCCGCGGAGGCCACCCAGGCCGCGATTCGGCTGGCCGGTGCGCCGGATGCGTTGA
- a CDS encoding YqaA family protein — translation MVDAATMATWGLPGLFLIAMLAGSVVPVPSEALLAAIIYGGISPGRAILVATLGNVLGALSLYWLGKWVSNGGGGRLGAWMIRRRAREGPRMARAEQRLRTWGAPALILSWMPVVGDVFVLGAGVVGVRPVPFLIFTTMGKGLRYGLVAASALAAL, via the coding sequence ATGGTGGATGCCGCCACGATGGCCACCTGGGGCCTTCCAGGGCTCTTCCTGATCGCCATGCTGGCGGGCTCGGTGGTGCCGGTGCCTTCCGAGGCACTGCTGGCGGCCATCATCTATGGAGGCATCTCCCCGGGACGTGCGATCCTGGTGGCCACGCTGGGAAACGTCCTGGGGGCGCTCTCGCTGTACTGGCTGGGCAAGTGGGTCTCGAACGGAGGCGGGGGACGTCTGGGCGCGTGGATGATTCGCCGCCGGGCTCGGGAAGGCCCCCGGATGGCGCGCGCCGAGCAGCGGCTGCGCACCTGGGGGGCTCCCGCGCTCATTCTCTCGTGGATGCCGGTGGTGGGGGACGTCTTCGTCCTCGGGGCGGGAGTGGTGGGCGTCCGGCCCGTGCCTTTCCTGATCTTCACCACGATGGGCAAGGGATTGAGGTACGGCCTCGTGGCCGCATCGGCCCTGGCCGCGCTGTGA
- a CDS encoding AMP-binding protein, whose amino-acid sequence MSFAPSYVHGTSSTPLLGETLGENLRRTVERHGDREALVSRSQGFRATYRQLWELTTQVALGLLALGVEKGDRVGLWSPNRFEWVVAQYAMARVGAILVNLNPAYKTSELEYALRQSGTSVLLLSRGFRQTDYRAMVEEVRPRCPELRTSLVLDDDWERLCTQGKSVSERTLAEREASLQFDDPINIQYTSGTTGFPKGATLSHHNVLNNGFFIGETLRYGAEDRVCIPVPFYHCFGMVIGNLACTSHGACMVIPAEAFEPLAVMETVQAERCTSLYGVPTMFIAELDHPRFGEFDFSTLRTGVMAGSPCPVEVMKKVQARMNMREVTICYGMTETSPVSTQSFLDDPLDRRVSTVGRVHPHIEIKIIDAETGAVVPRGSPGELCTRGYSVMLGYWSNPEATQGAIDKAGWMHTGDLATLDAEGYVKIVGRIKDMIIRGGENVYPREVEEFLHTHPGVSEAQVIGVPSEKYGEEVMAWVRAKPGVTLAEAELVAFCTGRISTFKIPRYWKFVEEFPMTVTGKVQKFRMRELSVAELGLQGVAGIQTA is encoded by the coding sequence ATGTCCTTCGCGCCATCCTATGTCCACGGTACGAGCAGCACCCCGCTGCTGGGGGAGACCCTGGGAGAGAACCTCCGCCGGACGGTAGAGCGTCATGGGGATCGCGAGGCGCTGGTGTCGCGCTCGCAGGGCTTCCGAGCCACCTACCGCCAGCTCTGGGAGTTGACCACCCAGGTGGCGCTCGGGCTGTTGGCGCTCGGGGTGGAGAAGGGGGATCGGGTGGGGCTCTGGTCTCCCAACCGGTTCGAGTGGGTGGTGGCCCAGTACGCCATGGCGCGCGTGGGCGCCATCCTGGTGAACCTCAACCCGGCCTACAAGACGTCGGAGTTGGAGTACGCGCTGCGCCAATCCGGCACGAGCGTGCTGCTGCTGTCGCGAGGGTTCCGCCAGACGGACTACCGGGCGATGGTGGAGGAAGTGCGTCCCCGGTGTCCGGAGCTGCGCACGTCGCTGGTGCTCGATGATGACTGGGAGCGGCTGTGCACTCAGGGCAAGTCCGTGAGCGAGCGGACCCTGGCGGAGCGCGAGGCGTCGCTCCAGTTCGATGATCCCATCAACATCCAGTACACCTCGGGCACCACGGGCTTTCCCAAGGGCGCGACGCTGTCGCACCACAACGTGCTCAACAATGGCTTCTTCATCGGGGAGACGCTGCGCTACGGCGCGGAGGACCGGGTGTGCATCCCCGTGCCGTTCTACCACTGCTTTGGCATGGTGATTGGCAACCTGGCCTGTACCTCTCATGGCGCGTGCATGGTCATCCCGGCCGAGGCCTTCGAGCCCCTGGCGGTGATGGAGACGGTGCAGGCCGAGCGCTGCACGTCGCTCTATGGCGTGCCCACCATGTTCATCGCGGAGCTGGATCATCCCCGGTTCGGAGAGTTCGACTTCAGCACTCTGCGCACGGGCGTCATGGCCGGCTCGCCGTGCCCGGTGGAGGTGATGAAGAAGGTGCAGGCGCGGATGAACATGCGCGAGGTGACCATCTGCTACGGCATGACGGAGACCTCCCCCGTCTCCACGCAGAGCTTCCTGGATGATCCCCTGGACCGGCGGGTCTCCACCGTCGGGCGGGTCCACCCCCACATCGAAATCAAGATCATCGACGCGGAGACGGGCGCGGTGGTGCCCCGGGGCTCCCCGGGAGAGTTGTGCACACGCGGCTACAGCGTGATGCTCGGGTACTGGAGCAACCCGGAGGCCACGCAAGGGGCCATCGACAAGGCGGGGTGGATGCACACCGGAGACCTGGCCACCCTGGATGCGGAGGGCTACGTGAAGATCGTCGGCCGCATCAAGGACATGATCATCCGGGGCGGGGAGAACGTGTACCCGCGTGAAGTCGAGGAGTTCCTCCATACCCACCCGGGGGTGAGCGAGGCGCAGGTCATCGGCGTGCCGAGCGAGAAATACGGCGAGGAGGTGATGGCCTGGGTGCGGGCCAAGCCCGGGGTGACGCTCGCCGAGGCGGAGCTGGTGGCCTTCTGCACGGGCCGGATCTCCACCTTCAAGATTCCCCGCTACTGGAAGTTCGTGGAGGAGTTTCCCATGACGGTGACGGGCAAGGTGCAGAAGTTCCGGATGCGCGAGCTGTCCGTGGCCGAGCTGGGCCTCCAGGGCGTCGCGGGCATCCAGACGGCGTGA